The DNA sequence AACTCCGCGCAGTACAGTATCTGCAAGGGCGTCAGCCCCAAGCTGCTGCGCCACAAGGACCCGGCGCTGCATCATCCGCTCGGCGGACTGTAATGGCGTTGTATACGGTCATCGGCGCATCCGGCTTTGTCGGCACGCGCCTGGTTGCCGCGCTGCGCCAGGATGGCCACCAGGTCTACACGCCGCAACGTGGTGATATCGAACTTTTTTCGCGCGAGCTGGGACAGGTGATCTATTGCGCCGGCCTGACTGCCGATTATGCCGCCCGCCCATTCGATACCGTGGAAGCGCATGTCCGCCTGCTGTCGCGGATCTTGCAGGAAGCACATTTTTCCCACCTGATTTACCTGTCTTCCACCCGCCTGTACGACAGCAGCGGTGCCGAAAGGGGCAAGGAAGATTCCGACCTTGTGCTGAATCCGGCCAACCCGCGGCATCTGTACGATCTTTCCAAGGCGCTCGGCGAAAATCTTTGCCTGACCGTTGCCGGTACACGGGCTGCGATCGCCCGCCTGTCGTGCGTCTATGACTGGGCTCCATGCGCTCCCGGCTTTCTGTCCGAATGGCTGCAGCGCGCAGCCGTCGAGAAAAGGTTCTGCCTCGACTCCGGCACCGGAGTCGTACGCGACTACATCCATCTCGATGACGTCGTCGCCTCGCTGCGTGCGCTGTCGGACGGTGCCGTTACCGGCATCGTCAACGTAGCCAGCGGAGAAAACGTGTCGAATGCCGAGCTGGTCGGGGTTTTTGCACGCAACGGCTGGGACATCAGCCTGAGCAGGGAAACCGCGCCGCAGCGCGCGGCTCGCTGCGACGTAGCTCGGCTTGCATCGATCTGGAAGCAGCCGCGCCTGGTGCGTGACGTCGTGCAATCGTATTTAAAGGAACATCATGGAATTGCTTGAGCAGACGCGGCAAAGCCTGATCGACTATACCTGCGCGCAGGTAGCGACATTCTTCCCCGACGGGAAAGGCGAGCTCGTTCGCACTCAGGTGACCCGCCACATCGACGAAGCGCTCTCCCGGCTCGGACGCTGCATCGACGCGGTGCGCATGTGGAAGGCCGGCCAGTTCAACTACCTCAACTCCAGCCAATACTGCATCTACCTGTACTACCTGGCAAATACCATCTGGCGCAACGAGCATGACGCGACGGTGCCGACCCGCCTGTTCCTTCTCAATAAGGCGCTGAACGCGATCGACCTCTTCTATGAGATCGAGATGCCGGAGGTGTTCTTCATCGGCCACTCGGTCGGCATCGTACTGGCCAAGGCGACCTACGGTAACCACCTGGTGCTATACCAGAATTCCACCGTCGGCAAGAACCACGGCGTCGCACCTGTCATCGGCGACGGCGTCGTCATGTATCCCAACACGGCGATCATCGGCCGCTGCCATATCGGCGACGGCACCATACTGTCGCAAGGCACCAGCGCCATCAATTGCGACACGCCCGGCAATTGCGTGGCCTACCCCGGCCGGATGGGCAAGCTCGTATTCAAGCCCGCCAAGCGTCCCGTACTCGCCGACATATTCCGGCTGTCCTGACTTCCCTCGCCCGCAGCGTCATTCTCGTGCGGAATCTGCGGGACCAACCCTAAAGATTCCAGCCATCCGTCCGAAAAAAGAATCACTTGCTCAAGTCCGGGCAATACCGGAAAAAAAAAGTACCGAACAGGACTAAATTTTTTCCAGTATCGCCCGATAACAGATTCAACTGGCTTGAGCCCGAATCCACGGATCGCCGCATAAAGGAGAATTATCATGGCATCAATCATCAACACCAATGCCGCGTCGCTGAATGCCCAGCGCAACCTCAATTCGTCCCAAGGCGCACTCGCCACTTCCCTGCAACGCTTGTCGTCCGGTCTGCGCATCAACAGCGCCAAGGACGACGCCGCAGGCCTGGCAATTGCAGAACGCTTCACTTCCCAGATCAAGGGCCTGAACCAGGCAGTGCGTAACGCCAACGACGGCATCTCCCTGGCGCAGACCGCTGAAGGCGGCCTGGGCACCGCAGGCGACCTGCTGCAGCGTATGCGCGAACTGTCCGTTCAGTCCGCCAACGGCACCAACTCCGCATCCGACCGCGCTTCGCTGCAACAGGAAGTCTCGCAGCTGCAGCAGGAATTGAACCGCGTGGCCAACACCACCCAGTTCAACGGCCAGAACGTGCTCGACGGCTCCCTGTCGTCCACCCAGTTCCAGGTCGGCGCCAACGCCAACCAGACCATCAACGTCGGCATCGCCAGCGCCCAGGCTTCCAAGATCGGTAATTACACCCTGAGCTCGCTGAGTGGCGCAGGCTCCAGCAGCGCCGCCACCGCCGCTGCCGCCAACACTGCCGGCGGCAACAACGTGACCTCCCAGAACGTCACGATCGCCGGTAACGGCCAGTCGTCCACCTTCCTGGTTGCGGCCGACAGCTCCGCCAATGCGATCGCATCCCAGATCAACGGCACCACCTCGACCACCGGCGTTTCCGCCACCGCGAAAACCCAGGCCACTCTGGGCAACCTGTCCGCAGGCGGCACCCTGACCTTCACCCTGCAGGGTTCCGGCAATGCCGTCAATGTCGCTGCCACCGTCAGCAGCGCCAGCGACCTGTCCTCGCTCGCCGCAGCCATCAACGCACAAACCGCCGCCACCGGCATTAGCGCGTCCGGCAATGGCGCCACCATCACGCTGGAAAGCAAGGATGGCTACGACATCAAGATCGGCGACTTCCTGAACACGACCTCTGCCGGCGGCACGATCGACGTCACGGGCAACAACGCCTTCACCGGCGCAGCCAGCGGTGGCGCGGCGACGATCGGCGCGGCAGTCGGTACCGACAGTACCGTCGTCGGCGGCCAGCTCCAGTTCAGCTCCAGCAACGGCTACACCGTCACCACGGACCAGGCAGCCGGCGGCTTGTTCACCTCCACCGCAGGCCAGGCATCGACCCTGACCACCGTGGCCAGCATCGATATCAGCACCGTGTCCGGCGCCAACAATGCGCTGAACACCATCGATGCCGCGCTGACTTCGATCAACAACTCGCGTGCGCAACTCGGTGCGATCCAGAACCGTTTTGCCTCCACCATCAGCAACCTGACCACTACCGCGGAAAACCTCTCTTCCGCACGTAGCCGGATCCAGGATGCCGACTTCGCATCGGAAACGGCCTCGCTCACCCGCGGCCAGATCCTGCAGCAAGCCGGTACCGCGATGCTGGCGCAAGCCAACTCGCTGCCCAACGGCGTGCTCTCCCTGCTCAAAGGCTAATCGACTTAGTTGGCTTAACTAGTAGCATCGACACAATACCTCGGCAGAATTTCCGCCGAGGTATTTGCGTTTACGCCTCGTAAAAATTACGCTAGCGCAATGAAAATACAGGGTTTTGACAGGAAGTTGCTTTATAAGCATTTTTTCGATTGCAGCAAATCCTTGCTTATCTGACCACGCGTAACCGTCGTGACTGCGCCCGTCTTGATTGCCATCAATTAAAAACGCGTTATTCAATAGTCTTTATTCATTTTAATTAGATCAAGCACTAAAGATTTCCCAAAAGCATCCGAAGAAGAGGTGTCCGACCTAGGATCAAGCAGGACTGGAAAAATCAGACCGTCAAAGGTATCCAATTTTTCCAGTCTCGCCTGACAAGCTGCATTAACAACATTTGTTTCGTTTGTTGGCAGTGCCCGGGGGAACTCAAGAAACCTCTCTAAGGAGAATTATCATGGCAGCAATCATCAACACCAATGCCGCGTCGCTAAATGCCCAGCGCAACCTTACGGCATCGCAATCGGCGCTCTCCACGTCGTTGCAACGCTTGTCGTCCGGTCTGCGCATCAACAGCGCCAAGGACGACGCCGCAGGCCTGGCAATTGCAGAACGCTTCACTTCCCAGATCAAGGGCCTGAACCAGGCAGTGCGTAACGCCAACGACGGCATCTCCCTGGCGCAGACCGCTGAAGGCGGCCTGGGCACCGCAGGCGACCTGCTGCAGCGTATGCGCGAACTGTCCGTTCAGTCCGCCAACGGCACCAACTCCGCATCCGACCGCGCTTCGCTGCAACAGGAAGTCTCGCAGCTGCAGCAGGAATTGAACCGCGTGGCCAACACCACCCAGTTCAACGGCCAGAACGTGCTCGACGGCTCCCTGTCGTCCACCCAGTTCCAGGTCGGCGCCAACGCCAACCAGACCATCAACGTCGGCATCGCCAGCGCCCAGGCTTCCAAGATCGGTAATTACACCCTGAGCTCGCTGGGTGGCGCAGGCTCCAGCAGCGCCGCCACCGCCGCTGCCGCCAACACTGCCGGCGGCAACAACGTGACCTCCCAGAACGTCACGATCGCCGGTAACGGCCAGTCGTCCACCTTCCTGGTTGCAGCCGACAGCTCCGCCAATGCGATCGCATCCCAGATCAACGGCACCACCTCGACCACCGGCGTTTCCGCCACCGCGAAAACCCAGGCCACTCTGGGCAACCTGTCCGCAGGCGGCACCCTGACCTTCACCCTGCAGGGTTCCGGCAATGCCGTCAATGTCGCTGCCACCGTCAGCAGCGCCAGCGACCTGTCCTCGCTCGCCGCAGCCATCAACGCACAAACCGCCGCCACCGGCATTAGCGCGTCCGGCAATGGCGCCACCATCACGCTGGAAAGCAAGGATGGCTACGACATCAAGATCGGCGACTTCCTGAACACGACCTCTGCCGGCGGCACGATCGACGTCACGGGCAACAACGCCTTCACCGGCGCAGCCAGCGGCGGCCCGGCGACGATCGGCGCGGCAGTCGGTACCGACAGTACCGTCGTCGGCGGCCAGCTCCAGTTCAGCTCCAGCAACGGCTACACCGTCACCACGGACCAGGCAGCCGGCGGCTTGTTCACCTCCACCGCAGGCCAGGCATCGACCCTGACCACCGTGGCCAGCATCGATATCAGCACCGTGTCCGGCGCCAACAATGCGCTGAACACCATCGATGCCGCGCTGACTTCGATCAACAACTCGCGTGCGCAACTCGGTGCGATCCAGAACCGTTTTGCCTCCACCATCAGCAACCTGACCACTACCGCGGAAAACCTCTCTTCCGCACGTAGCCGGATCCAGGATGCCGACTTCGCATCGGAAACGGCCTCGCTCACCCGCGGCCAGATCCTGCAGCAAGCCGGTACCGCGATGCTGGCGCAAGCTAACTCGCTGCCCAACGGCGTGCTCGCCCTGCTCCGTGGCTAATTAACACGGCAGGATCATGCTGATCGATACCCCGGCTGACCTTCGTTCGGCCGGGGTATCCCCATTAAGGAGATGATCA is a window from the Noviherbaspirillum sp. UKPF54 genome containing:
- a CDS encoding NAD(P)-dependent oxidoreductase gives rise to the protein MALYTVIGASGFVGTRLVAALRQDGHQVYTPQRGDIELFSRELGQVIYCAGLTADYAARPFDTVEAHVRLLSRILQEAHFSHLIYLSSTRLYDSSGAERGKEDSDLVLNPANPRHLYDLSKALGENLCLTVAGTRAAIARLSCVYDWAPCAPGFLSEWLQRAAVEKRFCLDSGTGVVRDYIHLDDVVASLRALSDGAVTGIVNVASGENVSNAELVGVFARNGWDISLSRETAPQRAARCDVARLASIWKQPRLVRDVVQSYLKEHHGIA
- a CDS encoding flagellin, yielding MASIINTNAASLNAQRNLNSSQGALATSLQRLSSGLRINSAKDDAAGLAIAERFTSQIKGLNQAVRNANDGISLAQTAEGGLGTAGDLLQRMRELSVQSANGTNSASDRASLQQEVSQLQQELNRVANTTQFNGQNVLDGSLSSTQFQVGANANQTINVGIASAQASKIGNYTLSSLSGAGSSSAATAAAANTAGGNNVTSQNVTIAGNGQSSTFLVAADSSANAIASQINGTTSTTGVSATAKTQATLGNLSAGGTLTFTLQGSGNAVNVAATVSSASDLSSLAAAINAQTAATGISASGNGATITLESKDGYDIKIGDFLNTTSAGGTIDVTGNNAFTGAASGGAATIGAAVGTDSTVVGGQLQFSSSNGYTVTTDQAAGGLFTSTAGQASTLTTVASIDISTVSGANNALNTIDAALTSINNSRAQLGAIQNRFASTISNLTTTAENLSSARSRIQDADFASETASLTRGQILQQAGTAMLAQANSLPNGVLSLLKG
- a CDS encoding flagellin, translated to MAAIINTNAASLNAQRNLTASQSALSTSLQRLSSGLRINSAKDDAAGLAIAERFTSQIKGLNQAVRNANDGISLAQTAEGGLGTAGDLLQRMRELSVQSANGTNSASDRASLQQEVSQLQQELNRVANTTQFNGQNVLDGSLSSTQFQVGANANQTINVGIASAQASKIGNYTLSSLGGAGSSSAATAAAANTAGGNNVTSQNVTIAGNGQSSTFLVAADSSANAIASQINGTTSTTGVSATAKTQATLGNLSAGGTLTFTLQGSGNAVNVAATVSSASDLSSLAAAINAQTAATGISASGNGATITLESKDGYDIKIGDFLNTTSAGGTIDVTGNNAFTGAASGGPATIGAAVGTDSTVVGGQLQFSSSNGYTVTTDQAAGGLFTSTAGQASTLTTVASIDISTVSGANNALNTIDAALTSINNSRAQLGAIQNRFASTISNLTTTAENLSSARSRIQDADFASETASLTRGQILQQAGTAMLAQANSLPNGVLALLRG